One Mycolicibacterium goodii genomic region harbors:
- a CDS encoding DoxX family protein has product MLSATFIARGVDALRNPKPAADAARPTLGMMSSLPDPVGSKVPSDAETVAKINGVVQVAGGLLLATGKMPRLTAAALALSVVPGSLGSHTFWNESDPQRAAQERREFLTDLSLIGGLIIAAADTAGKPSLAWRGRKAAHKVTASVAAALPAGAAASESLADSPVAEKLGHGLAVGAERGRELAEVARERAAELAHAAREHAPELAEAARERGAVLADIARERGSEIAEVARERGLELADVARGRSAELADVARERGSEIADVARDRAPELAEAARERGTALANRTRKQLKQGRRR; this is encoded by the coding sequence ATGTTGTCGGCGACCTTCATCGCCCGCGGAGTGGATGCCCTGCGGAACCCCAAACCCGCCGCCGATGCCGCCCGTCCCACGTTGGGCATGATGAGTTCCCTGCCCGACCCGGTCGGTTCCAAAGTGCCGTCCGACGCCGAGACCGTGGCCAAGATCAACGGCGTGGTCCAGGTCGCGGGCGGACTGCTGTTGGCGACCGGCAAGATGCCGCGCCTGACAGCCGCCGCGCTTGCGCTCAGTGTGGTTCCGGGCAGCCTTGGCTCCCATACGTTCTGGAACGAGTCGGATCCGCAGCGGGCGGCCCAGGAGCGGCGCGAGTTCCTCACCGATCTGAGCCTCATCGGCGGCCTGATCATCGCGGCCGCCGACACCGCGGGCAAGCCGTCGCTGGCCTGGCGTGGCCGCAAGGCCGCCCACAAGGTGACAGCGTCGGTGGCAGCGGCGTTGCCGGCCGGTGCCGCGGCAAGTGAGTCGCTCGCCGACAGTCCGGTGGCGGAAAAACTCGGACACGGCCTCGCGGTGGGTGCCGAACGTGGGCGCGAACTCGCCGAGGTGGCGCGCGAACGAGCCGCGGAACTGGCTCACGCCGCCCGCGAACACGCTCCTGAACTGGCCGAAGCCGCACGGGAACGCGGCGCGGTACTTGCCGACATCGCCCGTGAACGAGGGTCGGAGATCGCCGAGGTGGCCCGCGAGCGTGGCCTGGAACTGGCCGATGTCGCACGTGGACGCAGCGCCGAACTCGCCGACGTCGCGCGTGAGCGAGGCTCGGAGATCGCCGACGTCGCGCGCGACCGCGCGCCCGAACTGGCCGAGGCGGCGCGTGAGCGCGGCACCGCGTTGGCGAATCGCACGCGAAAGCAGCTCAAGCAAGGACGTCGCCGGTAG
- a CDS encoding RDD family protein produces the protein MTDYQPQPGQYGQPSGYPPYGGAAAPGGLGRRFFARVIDGIIVGIVSSLLAFFTDSLSSIWVTGLFTGLLMFVYFVAFEVSQGWTPGKKILGLSVRGPASPKPTAAQSAIRNSWTLLPIIPFVGGLLGVIAIIVIAVTVSGSPTKQGKHDELAGGTQVVRS, from the coding sequence ATGACTGACTATCAGCCTCAGCCAGGGCAGTACGGGCAGCCCTCCGGGTATCCGCCCTACGGCGGAGCCGCGGCTCCGGGTGGGTTGGGCCGACGCTTCTTCGCGCGCGTCATCGATGGCATCATCGTCGGGATCGTCTCGTCCCTGCTCGCGTTCTTCACCGATTCGCTGTCGAGCATCTGGGTGACCGGTCTGTTCACCGGCCTGCTGATGTTCGTCTACTTCGTCGCCTTCGAGGTGTCGCAGGGCTGGACGCCCGGCAAGAAGATCCTCGGCCTGTCCGTGCGCGGGCCGGCCTCTCCGAAGCCGACGGCGGCGCAGTCGGCGATCCGCAACTCATGGACCCTGTTGCCGATCATCCCGTTCGTCGGGGGCCTGCTCGGCGTCATCGCCATCATCGTCATCGCGGTGACCGTCTCGGGCAGCCCCACCAAACAGGGCAAGCACGACGAGCTCGCCGGCGGTACGCAGGTGGTGCGCAGCTGA
- a CDS encoding SCO6745 family protein: protein MGRTPLLARRFYDRLEPVHAVTYFAPESRSALEDLGYRGFWTGYFAGRSAPLGPVAPEVVAAVFYNFTLERVAKALPAVWEVAGPPTVLAVRARAAVAALRRSGVADSPATRTAADLAAKAAANAPLDARPLFAANRALDWPDEPIAKLWHAVTLLREHRGDAHVAVLTAEGISGRECNVLHAAAGRVPVEMIKRSRDYDDEQWDFHVDALRRRGWLDGKGELTDAGRVVKQRVEDRTDALALSALDALTDAEVESLFAALTPITRLVVAAGDVPPATPMGLSRDDLGDDSARLGHV from the coding sequence GTGGGTCGCACACCATTGCTCGCACGCCGCTTCTACGACCGCCTCGAACCGGTGCACGCCGTCACCTATTTCGCCCCGGAAAGCCGTTCGGCCCTGGAAGACCTCGGTTACCGCGGTTTCTGGACGGGTTATTTCGCCGGGCGCTCCGCCCCGCTGGGTCCGGTGGCGCCCGAGGTTGTCGCCGCGGTGTTCTACAACTTCACCCTCGAACGGGTGGCGAAGGCGCTGCCCGCGGTGTGGGAGGTCGCCGGTCCGCCCACAGTGCTGGCGGTGCGGGCCCGGGCCGCGGTGGCAGCGCTACGCCGGTCGGGTGTCGCCGACTCCCCCGCAACGCGCACCGCAGCCGATCTGGCCGCCAAGGCCGCCGCCAACGCACCCCTCGACGCGCGGCCCCTGTTCGCCGCGAACCGCGCGCTCGACTGGCCCGACGAGCCCATCGCCAAGTTGTGGCACGCCGTCACACTGCTACGTGAGCACCGTGGTGACGCGCACGTCGCGGTGCTCACCGCCGAAGGCATCAGCGGACGCGAGTGCAACGTGCTGCACGCCGCGGCAGGCCGGGTGCCGGTCGAGATGATCAAACGTAGCCGCGACTATGACGACGAGCAGTGGGACTTCCACGTCGACGCGCTGCGCCGGCGCGGTTGGCTGGACGGCAAGGGCGAACTCACCGATGCCGGTCGCGTCGTCAAACAACGCGTCGAAGACCGCACCGACGCGCTGGCGTTGTCGGCCCTCGATGCCCTCACCGATGCCGAGGTGGAGTCGTTGTTCGCGGCGCTGACGCCGATCACCAGGCTTGTCGTAGCTGCCGGTGACGTGCCCCCGGCCACGCCGATGGGGCTCAGCCGCGACGACCTCGGCGACGACAGTGCGCGTCTGGGGCACGTTTGA
- a CDS encoding YnfA family protein, with protein MVLKSAVLFVLAAVLEIGGAWLVWQGLREHRGWLWAGAGVIALGAYGFVAAFQPDANFGRVLAAYGGVFIAGSLAWGMVADGFRPDRWDVAGALVALVGVALIMYAPR; from the coding sequence ATGGTCCTCAAATCCGCCGTGCTGTTCGTCCTCGCGGCGGTGCTCGAGATCGGCGGCGCCTGGCTGGTGTGGCAGGGGTTGCGCGAGCACCGCGGCTGGCTGTGGGCGGGTGCGGGCGTGATCGCGCTGGGTGCTTACGGTTTCGTGGCCGCATTCCAACCGGACGCGAACTTCGGACGGGTGCTGGCCGCCTACGGCGGTGTGTTCATCGCCGGGTCGCTGGCCTGGGGCATGGTGGCCGACGGTTTCCGACCCGACCGCTGGGACGTCGCGGGCGCGCTGGTGGCGCTCGTGGGCGTTGCGCTCATCATGTACGCCCCGCGCTGA
- a CDS encoding ABC transporter ATP-binding protein: MTKSDETTATDPTRKVLLEVRDVVVHYGRIRALHGVSLVVHEGELVTLLGSNGAGKTTIMRAISGLRPLTSGSVWFDGQDISRMKAHRRVTEGLIQAPEGRGVFPGMTVVENLEMGCYGRKFPSRQEHAERLDWVFETFPRLAERRNQVGGTLSGGEQQMLAIGRALMARPKILLLDEPSMGLAPMVISQIFRIIADINTQGTTVLLVEQNAQQALSRSDRAYILETGSVTRTGVARELLHDDSIRAAYLGVA, encoded by the coding sequence ATGACGAAGTCCGATGAGACCACCGCGACCGACCCGACCCGCAAGGTTCTCCTGGAGGTGCGCGACGTGGTCGTGCACTACGGCAGAATCCGTGCACTGCACGGAGTTTCCCTTGTCGTCCACGAAGGTGAACTGGTCACCCTCCTGGGGTCGAACGGGGCGGGAAAAACCACGATCATGCGGGCGATCTCGGGTTTGCGACCGTTGACGTCGGGGTCGGTGTGGTTCGACGGCCAGGACATCTCCCGGATGAAGGCGCACCGGCGGGTCACCGAGGGGCTGATCCAGGCTCCGGAGGGGCGCGGTGTGTTTCCCGGCATGACCGTCGTCGAGAACCTGGAAATGGGTTGCTACGGACGCAAATTCCCGTCGCGGCAGGAGCACGCCGAACGCCTGGACTGGGTGTTCGAGACGTTCCCGCGGCTGGCCGAGCGACGCAACCAGGTCGGCGGCACGCTGTCGGGTGGTGAGCAGCAGATGCTCGCGATCGGCCGTGCCCTCATGGCGCGTCCGAAGATCCTGCTGCTCGACGAGCCGTCGATGGGCCTGGCGCCCATGGTGATATCGCAGATCTTCCGGATCATCGCCGACATCAACACCCAGGGCACCACGGTGCTGCTGGTCGAGCAGAACGCCCAGCAGGCCCTGAGCCGCTCCGACCGCGCCTACATTCTCGAGACCGGCAGCGTCACCCGCACCGGCGTGGCCCGGGAGTTGCTGCACGACGACAGCATTCGCGCCGCCTATCTGGGCGTGGCCTGA
- a CDS encoding ABC transporter ATP-binding protein, with product MTEPPQVAEDVIEELAGVHREINAAEGEILLQTHDLTVKFGGLVALDSVNFDIRRGEILGLIGPNGAGKTTCFNAITGVYRPSSGSVTFDGAPLGRIKRHQITRRGIARTFQNIRLFGEMTALENVMVGTDARHRTSVPGALIRSPRHFREERSAVERAAALLHFVGIAHRGEEKAKNLPYGDQRRLEIARALATEPKLLCLDEPAAGFNPSEKAALIDLIRKIRDDGYTVLLIEHDMRLVMGVTDRIVVLEFGRKIADGLPSQIREDPKVIAAYLGVPDDEVR from the coding sequence GTGACCGAACCACCACAGGTCGCCGAGGATGTCATCGAGGAACTTGCGGGTGTCCACCGAGAGATAAACGCCGCCGAGGGTGAAATCCTTCTGCAGACACATGATCTGACGGTCAAATTCGGCGGGCTCGTGGCACTGGACTCGGTGAACTTCGACATTCGCCGTGGTGAGATCCTCGGTCTGATCGGACCCAACGGCGCAGGAAAGACGACCTGCTTCAACGCGATCACCGGTGTGTACCGGCCCAGTTCGGGGTCGGTGACGTTCGACGGTGCGCCGCTGGGCCGGATCAAACGGCACCAGATCACCCGGCGCGGTATCGCCCGGACGTTCCAGAACATCCGGTTGTTCGGCGAGATGACGGCGTTGGAGAACGTCATGGTCGGCACCGACGCCAGGCATCGCACGTCGGTGCCCGGGGCGCTGATCCGGTCGCCGCGGCATTTCCGCGAAGAACGGTCGGCGGTCGAACGGGCCGCGGCGCTGCTGCACTTCGTGGGCATCGCGCATCGGGGCGAGGAGAAGGCCAAGAACCTGCCGTACGGCGATCAGCGCCGCCTCGAGATCGCACGCGCCCTGGCGACCGAGCCGAAGCTGCTGTGCCTCGACGAACCCGCGGCCGGGTTCAATCCGAGTGAGAAGGCCGCGCTGATCGATCTGATCCGCAAGATCCGCGACGACGGCTACACGGTGTTGCTGATCGAACACGACATGCGTCTGGTCATGGGGGTCACCGACCGCATCGTGGTTCTGGAGTTCGGTCGCAAGATCGCCGACGGTCTGCCCTCGCAGATCCGGGAGGATCCGAAGGTGATCGCTGCCTACCTGGGGGTGCCCGATGACGAAGTCCGATGA
- a CDS encoding branched-chain amino acid ABC transporter permease translates to MSDQHTQQNPGERAGSLTRTLLAPGDVIREQWSTLPRVAKWLVGVVGFGLLALLPLFTPSFLNTPGISFGGTMAQFAMVAIIAIGLNVVVGQAGLLDLGYVGFYAVGAYTVALLTSPSSPWNMVGVDKFLSSDWAWLACVPLAMAITAIAGLILGTPTLRLRGDYLAIVTLGFGEIIRLMADNLSDITNGARGLNQVAYPRVGESETLPNGVFSSGNSTGVANYGTWWFWLGLALIVGILLLVGNLERSRVGRAWVAIREDEDAAEVMGVNAFRFKLWAFVIGAAIGGLSGALYAGQVQYVAPQTFNIINSMLFLCAVVLGGQGNKLGVIFGAFVIVYLPNRLLGVEFLGINLGDLKYLFFGIALVVLMIFRPQGLFPARQHLLTYGTAARDLLRATPAKEHTS, encoded by the coding sequence ATGAGCGATCAGCACACACAGCAGAATCCGGGGGAGCGCGCCGGCTCGCTCACCAGGACGCTGTTGGCGCCCGGTGACGTGATCCGCGAGCAGTGGTCGACGCTGCCGCGCGTGGCCAAGTGGCTGGTCGGGGTGGTCGGCTTCGGCCTGTTGGCCCTGCTGCCACTGTTCACGCCGAGCTTTTTGAACACGCCCGGTATCAGCTTCGGCGGCACCATGGCGCAGTTCGCCATGGTCGCGATCATCGCGATCGGCCTCAACGTGGTCGTCGGCCAGGCCGGTCTGCTCGATCTGGGATACGTCGGGTTCTATGCCGTCGGTGCCTATACGGTCGCGTTGCTCACCAGCCCGTCGAGCCCGTGGAACATGGTCGGTGTCGACAAGTTCCTCAGCAGTGACTGGGCCTGGCTGGCCTGTGTCCCACTGGCGATGGCCATCACCGCGATTGCGGGGCTGATCCTCGGCACGCCGACGTTGCGGTTGCGTGGTGACTACCTCGCGATCGTCACGCTCGGTTTCGGCGAGATCATCCGGCTCATGGCCGACAATCTGTCCGACATCACCAACGGTGCGCGCGGCCTGAACCAGGTGGCCTACCCCCGGGTGGGCGAGAGCGAGACCCTGCCGAACGGCGTTTTCTCCAGCGGCAATTCGACCGGTGTCGCCAACTACGGCACCTGGTGGTTCTGGCTCGGGTTGGCCCTCATCGTCGGCATCCTGCTGTTGGTCGGCAATCTCGAGCGCAGCCGCGTCGGGCGGGCGTGGGTCGCGATCCGCGAGGACGAGGACGCTGCCGAAGTCATGGGCGTCAACGCTTTCCGATTCAAGCTGTGGGCGTTCGTGATCGGCGCGGCCATCGGCGGGCTGTCCGGCGCGTTGTATGCGGGCCAGGTCCAGTACGTCGCCCCGCAGACGTTCAACATCATCAACTCGATGCTGTTCCTGTGTGCTGTGGTGCTGGGCGGGCAGGGCAACAAGCTCGGCGTCATCTTCGGTGCGTTCGTCATCGTGTACCTGCCCAACCGCCTGCTGGGGGTGGAGTTCCTCGGCATCAACCTCGGCGACCTGAAGTACCTGTTCTTCGGTATCGCACTGGTGGTGCTGATGATCTTCCGCCCGCAGGGCCTGTTCCCGGCGCGTCAGCATCTGCTCACGTACGGCACGGCGGCGCGTGATCTGCTGCGTGCCACCCCGGCGAAGGAGCACACGTCGTGA
- a CDS encoding branched-chain amino acid ABC transporter permease, producing the protein MMHQCVGQYICLADNINFNLDGLRSGFWQLTIDGLSWGAIYALVAVGYTLVFGVLRLINFAHSEIFMLGMFGAYFCLDVILGFTPSGNAYNKGIALTVLYLGIAMLFAMLVSGSAAIGLEFIAYRPLRKRNARALTFLITAIGMSFVLQEFVHFVLPKLMKGYGGSNAQQPITLVQPKAQFTVFGAAVTNVTLVIVVAALILALLTDIALNRTKFGRGIRAVAQDPTTATLMGVSRERIIMTTFLIGGLLAGAAALLYTLKVPQGIIYSGGFLLGIKAFSAAVLGGIGNLRGALLGGLLLGIMENYGQAVFGTQWRDVVAFVLLVLVLLFRPTGILGESLGKARV; encoded by the coding sequence ATGATGCACCAGTGCGTCGGTCAGTACATCTGTCTGGCCGACAACATCAACTTCAACCTCGACGGGCTGCGAAGCGGGTTCTGGCAGTTGACGATCGACGGCCTCTCGTGGGGCGCGATCTACGCGCTCGTGGCCGTCGGCTACACGCTGGTGTTCGGCGTGCTGCGACTGATCAACTTCGCCCACTCCGAGATCTTCATGCTCGGCATGTTCGGCGCGTACTTCTGCCTCGACGTGATCCTCGGGTTCACCCCGAGCGGCAACGCCTACAACAAGGGCATCGCGCTGACGGTCCTCTATCTCGGCATCGCGATGCTGTTCGCGATGCTGGTCTCGGGATCGGCGGCGATCGGCCTTGAGTTCATCGCCTACCGCCCGCTGCGAAAACGCAACGCCCGCGCGTTGACCTTTCTCATCACGGCGATCGGCATGTCGTTCGTGCTGCAGGAATTCGTGCACTTCGTGCTGCCCAAGCTGATGAAGGGCTACGGCGGCAGCAATGCGCAGCAGCCGATCACGCTGGTGCAGCCGAAGGCTCAGTTCACTGTGTTCGGCGCGGCGGTAACCAACGTGACGTTGGTGATCGTGGTCGCGGCGCTGATCCTCGCGCTGCTCACCGACATCGCGCTCAACCGCACCAAGTTCGGGCGCGGGATCCGCGCGGTGGCACAGGATCCCACCACCGCAACCCTGATGGGGGTGTCGCGGGAACGGATCATCATGACGACGTTCCTCATCGGCGGCCTGCTGGCCGGAGCCGCGGCGCTGCTCTACACGCTGAAGGTGCCGCAGGGCATCATCTATTCGGGTGGGTTCCTCCTCGGCATCAAGGCGTTCTCGGCCGCGGTGCTGGGCGGTATCGGCAACCTGCGCGGTGCGCTGTTGGGTGGTCTGCTGCTCGGCATCATGGAGAACTACGGGCAGGCGGTGTTCGGCACCCAGTGGCGCGACGTGGTCGCGTTCGTCCTGCTCGTTCTGGTCCTGTTGTTCCGGCCGACCGGAATACTCGGTGAGAGCCTGGGGAAGGCGCGAGTATGA
- a CDS encoding branched-chain amino acid ABC transporter substrate-binding protein, producing the protein MRGRVARKAFALGSAGVVALAIAGCNQSTPEEEAAQTDLKIVEKVQIDENGAEVQGAGDVAPADPAGDGNAVCPPVMIAMMGALNGPDAALGINIKNGVQLAIDKHNAANAQCQVQLKAFDTEGDPQKATGVAPQIVDEPFIIGVVGPAFSGETKATGDVFNQAGLVATTASATNVQLSENGWRTFFRGLANDGVQGPSVANYLKNTLGNKKVCVVDDSTDYGLGLAEAVRTTLGPVADASCNISVKKGDKDFSAAVTQIKGAAPDSVFYSGYYSEAAPFVQQLKDGGVTATFVSADGTKDPEFVKQAGEASKGALLSCPCGPATEEFAEEYKQKFGQDPGTYSTEGYDLGTILLKGIDSGAITRADLLNFVRNYEGQGVARKYQWTDKGELTTTLIWMYDVQ; encoded by the coding sequence GTGCGCGGTCGCGTGGCACGAAAGGCATTTGCTCTCGGCAGTGCGGGAGTGGTTGCGCTGGCGATTGCCGGCTGTAACCAGTCGACGCCCGAAGAGGAAGCAGCCCAGACCGACCTGAAGATCGTCGAGAAGGTCCAGATCGACGAGAACGGTGCAGAGGTGCAAGGCGCCGGCGACGTGGCCCCCGCCGATCCCGCGGGCGACGGCAATGCCGTGTGCCCGCCGGTGATGATCGCGATGATGGGTGCGCTCAACGGCCCGGACGCCGCGCTGGGCATCAACATCAAAAACGGCGTGCAGCTGGCGATCGACAAGCACAACGCCGCCAACGCCCAGTGCCAGGTTCAGTTGAAAGCCTTTGACACCGAGGGCGATCCGCAGAAGGCGACCGGGGTCGCGCCGCAGATCGTCGACGAGCCGTTCATCATCGGCGTCGTCGGCCCGGCGTTCTCGGGCGAGACCAAGGCCACCGGCGACGTGTTCAACCAGGCCGGTCTGGTCGCCACCACGGCGTCGGCCACCAATGTGCAGTTGAGCGAGAACGGCTGGCGGACCTTCTTCCGCGGCCTGGCGAATGACGGTGTGCAGGGTCCGTCGGTGGCCAACTATCTGAAGAACACCCTCGGCAACAAGAAGGTCTGCGTCGTCGACGACAGCACCGACTATGGTCTCGGGCTCGCCGAGGCCGTGCGCACGACGTTGGGTCCGGTCGCCGACGCGTCCTGCAACATCTCGGTGAAGAAGGGGGACAAGGACTTCTCCGCCGCGGTCACCCAGATCAAGGGCGCCGCACCGGATTCGGTGTTCTACAGCGGCTACTACTCGGAGGCCGCACCGTTCGTGCAGCAACTCAAGGACGGCGGCGTGACCGCGACGTTCGTGAGCGCCGACGGCACGAAGGACCCCGAGTTCGTCAAGCAGGCCGGCGAGGCCTCCAAGGGCGCGCTGCTGTCGTGCCCGTGCGGCCCGGCCACCGAGGAGTTCGCCGAGGAGTACAAGCAGAAGTTCGGTCAGGATCCCGGCACCTACAGCACGGAGGGCTATGACCTCGGAACGATTCTGCTGAAGGGCATCGACTCCGGCGCCATCACCCGCGCCGATCTGCTCAACTTCGTCCGCAACTACGAGGGCCAGGGTGTGGCCCGTAAGTACCAGTGGACCGACAAGGGCGAGCTGACCACCACCCTGATCTGGATGTACGACGTCCAGTAA
- a CDS encoding ANTAR domain-containing response regulator codes for MTGSTTDADRPRRVLIAEDEALIRLDLAEMLREEGYEVIGEAGDGQEAVEMAESLRPDLVIMDVKMPRRDGIDAASEIAGKRIAPIVILTAFSQRELVERARDAGAMAYLVKPFSINDLVPAIEVAVSRFAELSALETEVATLSDRLETRKLVERAKGLLQTKHKMTEPEAFKWIQRAAMDRRTTMRRVAEVVLETLEDTKQEPASEP; via the coding sequence ATGACCGGGTCAACGACTGACGCTGACAGACCACGCCGTGTACTCATCGCCGAGGATGAAGCACTCATTCGCCTCGACCTCGCCGAGATGTTGCGCGAGGAGGGCTATGAGGTCATCGGCGAGGCCGGAGACGGTCAGGAGGCCGTGGAGATGGCCGAGAGCCTGCGTCCGGATCTGGTGATCATGGACGTCAAGATGCCGCGGCGAGACGGTATCGACGCGGCGTCGGAGATCGCGGGCAAGCGCATCGCGCCCATCGTGATCCTGACGGCCTTCAGCCAGCGCGAGTTGGTCGAGCGCGCACGGGATGCCGGCGCCATGGCCTACCTGGTGAAACCGTTCAGCATCAACGATCTGGTGCCGGCCATCGAGGTCGCGGTCAGCCGCTTCGCGGAACTGAGCGCACTGGAGACCGAGGTGGCGACACTGTCGGACCGGCTGGAGACCCGCAAGCTCGTCGAGCGTGCCAAAGGTTTGCTGCAGACCAAGCACAAGATGACCGAGCCCGAGGCGTTCAAATGGATTCAGCGGGCTGCGATGGATCGGCGCACCACGATGAGACGAGTCGCGGAGGTGGTGCTCGAAACCCTGGAGGACACCAAGCAGGAGCCCGCTTCCGAGCCGTGA
- a CDS encoding adenylate/guanylate cyclase domain-containing protein, with protein sequence MPELALDNRVPARTRHYADSVAGRQRVLAVATWIAAAVTAGFGVFQLAVGGEIWRLGFANLAFACLFMVVPMLHRFGELVAPLMFFVIAYVSVTLMCYEIGTDSGLQFYFLVSASLVVLVLGIERIALAASLVAVGVAVTIALEFLAPDDRGLGPHWTLTVGFMISTVSAAVMVFATVWSAMREIARAERAMEAEYQRSETLLANILPATIATRLKDPARTIIADRYDDASILFADIAGYTKRASETAPCDLVRFLDKLYTDLDALVERHCLEKVKTSGDSYMVVGGIPEPRADHVEALADLALDMAAAVADLTDPEGRRVPLRIGLAAGPVVAGVVGARRFFYDVWGDAVNVASRMESTDVEGRIQLPEDMCHRLRHAFVLEERGEVEVKGKGVMRTWYLVGRRDEMRAPLEISDARTTSVGNPAGA encoded by the coding sequence ATGCCCGAGCTGGCGCTCGACAACCGCGTGCCCGCCCGCACGCGGCACTATGCCGACAGCGTTGCCGGCCGACAACGCGTGCTCGCTGTCGCGACATGGATCGCCGCAGCCGTCACGGCGGGTTTCGGCGTCTTTCAGCTCGCGGTCGGCGGCGAGATCTGGCGGCTGGGTTTCGCCAACCTGGCCTTCGCATGCCTGTTCATGGTGGTGCCGATGCTGCACCGGTTCGGTGAGCTCGTGGCACCGCTGATGTTCTTCGTCATCGCCTACGTGTCGGTGACCCTCATGTGTTACGAGATCGGCACCGACTCGGGGCTGCAGTTCTACTTCCTGGTGTCGGCGTCACTCGTGGTTCTCGTTCTGGGTATCGAGCGCATCGCGCTGGCCGCGTCGCTGGTCGCCGTCGGGGTGGCGGTCACCATCGCGCTCGAATTCCTCGCGCCCGATGATCGGGGCCTGGGCCCACACTGGACGTTGACCGTCGGGTTCATGATCTCCACCGTGTCGGCCGCCGTGATGGTTTTCGCGACCGTGTGGTCCGCGATGCGGGAGATCGCCCGCGCGGAGCGGGCGATGGAGGCCGAGTACCAGCGGTCGGAGACATTGCTCGCGAACATCCTTCCCGCCACGATCGCGACGCGGTTGAAGGATCCCGCGCGCACGATCATCGCCGACCGGTACGACGACGCCTCGATCCTGTTCGCCGACATCGCGGGCTACACCAAGCGTGCCAGTGAGACCGCCCCGTGCGATCTGGTGCGGTTCCTCGACAAGCTCTACACCGATCTTGATGCCCTCGTGGAGCGACACTGCCTCGAGAAGGTGAAGACCAGCGGCGACTCGTACATGGTGGTCGGCGGCATCCCCGAACCCCGCGCCGATCATGTCGAGGCACTCGCGGATCTGGCGCTCGACATGGCAGCGGCCGTCGCCGACCTGACGGATCCGGAGGGTAGGCGCGTGCCGCTTCGGATCGGCCTTGCCGCGGGTCCGGTGGTCGCGGGGGTGGTCGGTGCGCGCCGGTTCTTCTACGACGTGTGGGGTGACGCGGTCAACGTCGCCTCTCGCATGGAGAGCACCGACGTCGAAGGTCGCATCCAGCTACCCGAGGACATGTGTCACCGTCTGCGTCATGCGTTCGTGCTCGAGGAGCGCGGTGAGGTGGAGGTGAAGGGCAAAGGTGTGATGCGGACCTGGTACCTGGTGGGCCGCCGCGACGAAATGCGCGCGCCGCTGGAGATCAGCGACGCGCGCACCACATCCGTCGGCAATCCGGCAGGCGCATGA
- a CDS encoding Dps family protein, with amino-acid sequence MSTRRTESDIQGFQATPEFSGNLQEVLVDLIELSLQGKQAHWNVVGTNFRDLHLQLDELVDFAREGSDTIAERMRALDAVPDGRSDTVAATTTLPEFPAFERSTGDVVELITTRINATVDTMRRVHDAVDAEDPTTADVLHQLIDGLEKLAWLIRSENRKV; translated from the coding sequence ATGAGTACACGTCGAACCGAATCAGATATCCAGGGTTTCCAGGCCACACCGGAGTTCAGCGGCAACCTGCAGGAGGTTCTCGTTGACTTGATCGAACTGTCCCTCCAGGGCAAGCAGGCGCACTGGAACGTCGTCGGCACCAACTTCCGCGATCTGCACCTGCAGCTCGACGAGTTGGTCGACTTCGCCCGTGAGGGCAGTGACACCATCGCCGAGCGGATGCGCGCGCTGGACGCTGTCCCGGACGGCCGTTCCGACACCGTGGCCGCCACCACCACACTGCCGGAGTTCCCGGCCTTCGAGCGCAGCACCGGTGATGTCGTCGAGCTCATCACCACGCGCATCAACGCCACGGTCGACACCATGCGACGGGTCCACGACGCGGTGGACGCCGAGGACCCCACCACGGCCGATGTGTTGCATCAGCTGATCGACGGGCTGGAGAAGCTGGCCTGGCTGATCCGGTCGGAGAACCGCAAGGTCTGA